The following proteins come from a genomic window of Acinetobacter baumannii:
- a CDS encoding (2Fe-2S)-binding protein yields MNMSFKIQAEKCATLPILQQRLKLNVQILPESSTTLDCLLNDDVCRQVLQDFATRIHAKNLTCATSLFVKYWCTSWILPFLYCHAAVLPFVKWDSSALVIDLPEQWYWDRTLQLNQTSFYSFQIIHLQEFNDLIEQLNVLFKQLAKIGRVPYVLLWENVAVRVVQFYHSFTNQNLNPDIQSRLEQQKQFFKSKAAESFYLTENPFVRLWNGWHPEFNTFMRQKCCFYFQLEEAEQTLCRNCPLRLKEIGKFKDESN; encoded by the coding sequence ATGAATATGTCTTTTAAAATACAGGCAGAGAAGTGCGCAACTCTGCCTATATTGCAACAGCGTCTGAAATTAAATGTTCAAATACTACCTGAAAGTTCAACGACCTTAGATTGTCTGTTGAATGATGATGTATGTCGACAGGTGTTACAGGATTTTGCAACACGTATTCATGCTAAAAATCTAACTTGTGCGACCTCATTGTTTGTCAAATATTGGTGTACAAGTTGGATCTTACCTTTTTTATATTGCCATGCGGCTGTTTTGCCATTTGTAAAATGGGATAGTTCAGCATTAGTTATAGACTTGCCGGAACAATGGTATTGGGATAGGACTTTACAGTTAAACCAAACAAGTTTTTATTCTTTTCAGATTATACATTTGCAAGAGTTTAATGACTTGATAGAACAACTGAATGTGCTATTTAAGCAGTTAGCGAAAATAGGTCGCGTACCTTATGTATTACTCTGGGAAAATGTAGCTGTTCGAGTAGTACAGTTTTATCATTCTTTTACAAATCAAAATCTAAATCCGGATATACAGTCTCGGTTAGAACAGCAAAAACAATTCTTTAAGTCAAAAGCTGCCGAAAGTTTTTATTTAACTGAAAATCCATTTGTGCGTTTATGGAATGGATGGCATCCAGAATTTAATACTTTTATGAGACAAAAATGCTGTTTCTATTTTCAGCTCGAAGAGGCTGAGCAGACCTTATGCCGTAATTGTCCCTTACGTTTAAAAGAAATCGGAAAATTTAAAGATGAATCAAATTGA
- a CDS encoding PepSY-associated TM helix domain-containing protein, whose amino-acid sequence MNFRQIQAILHSWFGIIVLWVIFFIFFTGSIAYFRTEINVWAQPEAISHIQTIPSAQHSAQIAFNYLNQHAPNAKRWRVTVANERMPVNLLQWQDKKGKHQELQNPNTGELLGPVRKTLGGDFFFKLHYTLYPLPSTFGSLVVAVVALILLISLITGVITHKKIIKEFFTFRAFKGQRSLLDLHHITGVITFPFYLVMAFTGLLILFYLVLPWGLSEQYGKAGIPKFYNEMQFTEVAKPREPSLTEAMQPFNQFMAQMPKRTESGAILDKFEVQKPNTADGVITFDYNYKNIITLNTPQYIFATNTAERLNQPRNLSAIAQLGSSSYGIHLGYFASIWMRFIFACLGIIGCVMLVAGALLWQKKRIKEQKKFGYRLVRHLNFFTFLGLPFASAFYLMVSRIIPASFEPRELYEVSAFYIAWLLSLLISFSCSIRKGIIIMLYITAAVLFLIPVISVVLVPEASLLNSLKSVHWSLVGVDLALILLGLFYLVVLRFYQTKFITLGEAK is encoded by the coding sequence ATGAATTTTCGTCAAATTCAGGCAATACTACACAGTTGGTTTGGAATTATTGTTCTTTGGGTTATCTTTTTCATTTTTTTTACGGGCTCTATTGCTTATTTTCGGACGGAAATTAATGTTTGGGCACAGCCAGAAGCAATCAGCCATATTCAAACAATCCCTTCTGCACAACATTCTGCGCAAATTGCGTTTAACTATCTCAACCAACATGCACCAAATGCCAAAAGATGGCGAGTCACAGTAGCCAATGAGCGGATGCCTGTGAACCTACTTCAATGGCAGGATAAAAAGGGGAAACATCAAGAGCTACAAAACCCTAATACCGGAGAGCTATTGGGGCCTGTAAGGAAGACTTTGGGTGGAGATTTCTTTTTCAAACTACATTACACGCTTTATCCTTTGCCAAGCACGTTCGGTAGCTTAGTTGTAGCAGTTGTTGCCTTAATTCTATTAATTAGTTTAATCACAGGTGTGATTACGCATAAGAAAATTATTAAAGAGTTTTTTACATTTAGGGCTTTTAAAGGACAGCGTTCTTTATTAGATCTTCATCACATAACAGGAGTTATCACTTTTCCTTTTTATTTGGTGATGGCCTTTACTGGACTGTTGATTTTATTTTATCTAGTTTTACCATGGGGGTTATCGGAACAATATGGTAAAGCTGGTATACCTAAGTTCTATAATGAAATGCAGTTTACCGAGGTGGCAAAACCTCGAGAACCTTCCTTAACAGAAGCGATGCAACCTTTTAATCAATTCATGGCACAAATGCCTAAGCGAACAGAATCTGGAGCTATTTTAGATAAATTTGAAGTTCAAAAGCCTAATACAGCCGATGGCGTGATTACATTTGACTATAACTATAAAAATATTATTACCTTAAATACTCCTCAATATATTTTTGCAACAAATACGGCTGAACGACTCAATCAGCCACGAAATTTAAGTGCAATAGCACAATTAGGTTCATCAAGTTATGGGATTCATTTAGGTTACTTTGCTTCTATCTGGATGCGTTTTATTTTTGCTTGTTTAGGAATAATCGGATGTGTCATGTTGGTTGCAGGCGCATTACTATGGCAAAAAAAGCGCATCAAAGAACAAAAGAAATTTGGATATAGATTAGTAAGACATTTGAACTTTTTTACTTTCTTAGGGCTGCCTTTTGCCTCAGCCTTTTATTTAATGGTTAGTCGGATTATACCTGCTTCATTTGAGCCGAGGGAACTATACGAGGTTTCAGCATTTTATATAGCATGGCTATTAAGCTTATTGATTAGCTTTAGCTGCTCAATAAGGAAGGGAATAATCATCATGCTATATATTACGGCTGCTGTTTTATTCCTTATTCCAGTTATTAGTGTCGTTCTGGTGCCAGAAGCCTCTTTATTAAATAGTCTAAAGTCTGTGCATTGGTCTCTTGTCGGTGTTGATCTGGCGCTCATACTGCTCGGGCTATTCTATTTAGTAGTACTACGCTTCTACCAAACCAAATTTATTACGTTAGGAGAGGCCAAATGA
- a CDS encoding TonB-dependent receptor produces the protein MEKMNVNNKIGVKSRNHIRSKQVLFKMTPCCLAISAIFAQQAYAETVTQTAEVSENATQKPVTQLQKIVVTATRTPKNIAEIAGTVQSIDQKQIIQQATAGRKVADILAQLVPSLASSSGTTSNYGQTMRGRNVLVMIDGVSQTGSRDVSRQLNSISPGMIERIEVISGATSIYGSGATGGIINIITKRADTSKPLSFETKVGITSSDTFRSDGLAYEVGQSVSFNKGNMDGFLGANFTSRGSQFDGNGDRISLSPWQGSTMDTDTIDVNGRLNFNLNDTQTLSFGAQYYKDKQDTDYGPDYSYLPTTSKSNDATTPTYKAIKGLKLSNPLFTERYVVNSQYQNQDFLGQILNVEAYYRNEKSRFFPYGLSNKSVTSVNQSQSEIEVAGLRSTMQTDLNIANRDMKITYGLDYDWEKDKQFVDILATQYPYLVYTPTGQRKGYGPNTEIQNIGAFVQSDYAVTDKLNLQAGIRYQYIQADTDAYIPSRETTMVPAGSTHDDKPLFNLGAVYKLTDAQQLYANFSQGFSFPDVQRMLRDVSTYTVSTANLQPITVNSYELGWRLNQDDGLNLGLTGFYNTSDKTVQFNNRAAKVVDTDQRVYGAEATISYPFMENYKVGGTLGYTRGQYKDVANKWHELNSFTVAPVKGTLFAEWDNNEGYGVRVQMQAIKGTNKAYKDDRELAAFATTQDEAFQNAVKNDANSAAQIKGYTTMDVLAHFPAWKGRVDFGVYNVWNRQYRTVFAQQAAVSNANPLLAIPAEGRTYGLSYTFNY, from the coding sequence ATGGAAAAAATGAATGTAAACAATAAGATTGGGGTTAAATCACGTAATCACATACGTTCAAAACAAGTACTTTTTAAGATGACACCTTGTTGTCTTGCCATATCGGCTATTTTTGCACAGCAGGCTTATGCAGAAACCGTAACTCAAACGGCTGAGGTAAGTGAAAATGCAACACAAAAACCAGTAACCCAATTGCAAAAGATTGTAGTAACTGCGACTCGTACACCAAAAAATATTGCAGAGATTGCGGGTACAGTTCAATCTATTGATCAGAAACAAATTATCCAGCAAGCTACGGCAGGTCGTAAAGTTGCTGATATTCTTGCTCAACTTGTACCATCTCTTGCATCAAGTAGTGGAACAACAAGTAATTATGGCCAGACAATGCGTGGACGAAACGTATTAGTCATGATCGACGGTGTTTCGCAAACAGGTTCTCGCGATGTTTCTCGTCAATTAAATAGTATTAGTCCTGGTATGATTGAACGCATTGAAGTAATTTCGGGTGCGACTAGTATTTATGGGTCAGGTGCTACTGGCGGTATTATTAATATTATTACTAAAAGAGCAGATACATCTAAACCACTTAGCTTTGAAACAAAAGTAGGCATTACATCTTCGGATACATTCCGTAGTGACGGCTTAGCTTATGAAGTCGGACAATCTGTCTCATTTAATAAAGGCAATATGGATGGTTTCTTAGGGGCTAATTTTACAAGTAGAGGGTCTCAATTTGATGGAAATGGCGATAGAATTTCCTTAAGCCCTTGGCAAGGTAGTACGATGGACACTGATACTATCGATGTAAATGGGCGTTTAAATTTCAATTTAAATGATACTCAGACATTGAGCTTTGGTGCCCAGTACTATAAAGATAAGCAGGATACTGACTACGGACCTGATTACTCTTATTTACCGACAACCTCTAAGAGTAATGATGCTACAACGCCAACTTATAAGGCAATTAAAGGTTTAAAGCTTAGTAATCCATTATTTACCGAGCGTTATGTTGTTAATTCACAGTATCAAAATCAAGACTTTTTGGGCCAAATACTAAATGTTGAAGCATATTATAGAAATGAAAAATCACGTTTCTTCCCATATGGCCTATCAAATAAATCCGTGACTTCTGTAAACCAGTCTCAATCAGAAATTGAAGTAGCTGGATTACGTTCAACTATGCAAACCGATCTTAATATCGCCAATCGGGATATGAAAATAACCTATGGCCTTGATTATGATTGGGAAAAAGATAAGCAATTTGTTGATATTTTGGCAACTCAATATCCTTATTTAGTGTATACGCCAACAGGCCAACGTAAAGGTTATGGACCAAACACTGAAATTCAAAATATTGGAGCATTTGTTCAAAGCGATTATGCAGTTACGGATAAATTGAACTTGCAAGCAGGTATTCGTTATCAATATATTCAAGCGGATACTGATGCTTATATTCCTAGCCGAGAGACAACAATGGTTCCGGCAGGATCAACACATGATGATAAGCCGTTATTTAATTTAGGTGCAGTTTATAAACTTACAGATGCACAACAGCTATATGCTAATTTCTCTCAGGGCTTCAGTTTCCCCGACGTACAACGTATGTTGCGCGACGTTTCTACTTATACCGTTTCAACAGCAAATCTACAGCCAATTACAGTAAATAGTTATGAACTAGGTTGGCGTTTGAATCAGGATGATGGCTTAAATCTGGGATTGACTGGTTTTTACAATACTTCGGATAAAACTGTCCAATTCAACAATCGTGCAGCAAAGGTTGTAGATACAGATCAAAGAGTATACGGGGCGGAAGCAACTATTAGTTATCCATTTATGGAAAATTATAAGGTCGGTGGCACTTTAGGATATACCCGTGGTCAGTATAAAGACGTGGCGAATAAATGGCATGAATTAAACTCATTTACGGTTGCTCCAGTGAAAGGAACCCTTTTTGCTGAATGGGATAATAATGAAGGGTATGGTGTTCGTGTTCAGATGCAAGCTATTAAAGGAACAAATAAAGCTTATAAAGATGACCGTGAATTAGCCGCATTTGCAACAACTCAAGATGAAGCTTTCCAAAACGCTGTAAAGAATGATGCGAATAGTGCTGCGCAAATCAAAGGTTATACCACTATGGATGTATTAGCACATTTCCCGGCTTGGAAAGGTCGTGTAGATTTTGGTGTTTATAACGTGTGGAACCGTCAGTATCGAACAGTATTTGCTCAGCAAGCAGCCGTCTCTAATGCTAATCCGTTGTTAGCAATCCCTGCAGAAGGCCGTACTTATGGTTTAAGTTATACTTTTAACTATTAA
- a CDS encoding RraA family protein: MNQIDTSKALVTAYKEIATSTIGHVLDQGYIPQVFPLRPEDKVVGIVRTVRIESINASGLRQVLMSCQPNEVLVIDARYDLQRACWGEQRSVAAIHCGLAGVVVLGAITDRQALLKLKLPIFAHTTSCLTTRNEGESLVEIDAKIHINHTIVQTGDLIVGDADGIFIIKMDVAQQYLEEFQMLEQNEQNKKNEFFLKNNIDDYYF; the protein is encoded by the coding sequence ATGAATCAAATTGATACTTCTAAAGCACTTGTTACAGCATATAAAGAAATAGCAACCTCTACTATTGGTCATGTACTTGATCAGGGATATATTCCACAGGTATTTCCCTTAAGACCTGAAGATAAGGTGGTAGGGATTGTACGTACGGTTCGGATTGAGTCGATCAATGCGAGTGGTTTAAGACAAGTCTTGATGAGTTGTCAACCAAATGAAGTTCTCGTTATTGATGCAAGATATGATCTACAACGTGCTTGCTGGGGAGAGCAAAGGAGCGTAGCCGCTATACACTGTGGTCTGGCTGGCGTTGTGGTCTTAGGTGCTATTACAGATCGGCAGGCTTTACTTAAACTCAAACTTCCTATATTTGCTCATACAACCAGTTGTTTAACCACTCGCAATGAAGGGGAAAGTCTCGTTGAAATAGATGCCAAGATTCATATTAATCATACCATTGTACAAACTGGAGATCTGATTGTAGGGGATGCAGATGGAATATTTATAATAAAAATGGATGTGGCACAGCAATATTTAGAAGAATTTCAAATGCTTGAGCAAAATGAACAAAATAAGAAAAATGAATTCTTTTTAAAAAATAACATAGATGACTATTATTTTTAA
- a CDS encoding GNAT family N-acetyltransferase: MLTLSQKLPDYFEYIENDVSYSLRQVQYPQDIPLLHRWMHEPHVIPQWQLNKSEIELKVYFEKMLADDHQRLMIVGINGQDVGYAEIYEGKRDRLARYYKGEDNDLGWHLLFGEKSAFGRGFLRPTIRLLNFYIFENSPTNRIVGEPDHTVKPYAAVVEDMCYEEQGLIPMPEKTAMLYYCFREKFYDRFFELYQASQQKLQQKAS; this comes from the coding sequence ATGCTTACGCTTTCACAAAAGCTCCCAGATTATTTTGAATATATTGAAAATGATGTTAGCTACTCATTACGTCAGGTTCAGTATCCTCAAGATATACCACTATTACACCGCTGGATGCATGAGCCACACGTTATTCCTCAGTGGCAATTAAATAAAAGCGAAATAGAACTCAAAGTTTATTTTGAAAAAATGCTAGCTGATGATCATCAACGTTTAATGATTGTAGGAATCAATGGTCAAGACGTGGGTTATGCCGAAATTTATGAAGGGAAGCGTGATCGCCTAGCTCGTTATTATAAAGGTGAAGACAATGATTTAGGTTGGCATTTACTATTTGGGGAGAAATCTGCTTTTGGTCGAGGCTTTTTGCGCCCAACAATTCGTTTATTGAATTTCTATATTTTTGAAAATTCCCCAACAAATAGAATTGTAGGAGAACCTGATCATACAGTGAAGCCTTATGCGGCTGTAGTAGAAGACATGTGCTATGAAGAGCAGGGCTTAATTCCAATGCCGGAAAAAACGGCAATGTTGTATTACTGTTTCCGTGAAAAGTTCTATGACAGATTTTTTGAGTTATACCAGGCATCGCAACAAAAATTACAGCAAAAAGCGAGTTAA